The following coding sequences lie in one Accipiter gentilis chromosome 31, bAccGen1.1, whole genome shotgun sequence genomic window:
- the REV1 gene encoding DNA repair protein REV1 isoform X4 has product MWKKSTSPMKIDKMTASSQARAQEEIRVPDKLDSSVWEHPDSTRVNGADFDLTVLSMAEIASCSYEARQVGIKNGMFFGQAKKLCPNLQAVSYDFDAYKEVARTVYEILASYTHNIEAVSCDEALVDITEILTETRLTPDELANAIRTEIKAQTKCTASVGMGSNILLARMATRKAKPDGQYHLKPEEVDDFIRGQLVTSLPGVGRTMESKLASLGIKTCGDLQCASMSKLQKEFGPKTGQMLYRFCRGLDDRPVRTEKERKSVSAEINYGIRFTQPKEAEAFLLSLSEEIQRRLEAAGMKGKRLTLKIMVRKAGAPVEPAKYGGHGICDNIARTVTLDHATDSAKVIGKETLNMFHTMKLNISDMRGVGIQVQQLVPISKTTSAHSAVQSGHLPGGSHSVIDLFHVQKAKKCSDEEHKEVFVAAMDLEISSDSRTCTFLPSRGTHLTSGVNSNVNNTESAVKWNGVHSPISVKSRLNLSIEVPSASQLDKSVLEALPPDLREQVEQIYSLQQGESYGDSKKEPINGCNTALLSQPVGTVLLQIPELQEPNTNTGINVIALPAFSQVDPEVFAALPAELQAELKDAYDQRQKQSEQQPANTCVSKNPFLHLKHATMKNKKKIRKKNPVSPVKKIQSPLKNKFVGSPAKNMLSTSGSPQKLIDGFLKQEETAAQPEAVPSTSDSSGPSALQTEQPGSFRPQAPNLAGAVEFNDVKTLLKEWITTISDPMEEDILQVVKYCTDLIEEKDLEKLDLVVKYMKRLMQSSVESVWNMAFDFILDNVQVVLQQTYGSTLKVI; this is encoded by the exons ATGTGGAAAAAGTCGACGAGTCCAATGAAGATAGACAAGATGACAGCATCATCTCAGGCCAGGGCACAGGAAG AAATTAGAGTACCTGATAAGTTGGACTCATCAGTTTGGGAGCATCCGGATTCCACACGTGTGAATGGAGCTGACTTTGATCTCACTGTTCTGTCCATGGCTGAAATAGCTTCTTGTAGTTATGAAGCCAG acAAGTCGGCATAAAGAATGGAATGTTTTTTGGCCAAGCAAAAAAGTTGTGTCCAAATCTTCAAGCAGTTTCGTATGATTTTGACGCATACAAAGAAGTTGCACGGACAGTATATGAAATATTAGCAAG CTATACTCATAACATCGAAGCAGTCAGTTGTGATGAAGCACTAGTAGATATCACTGAAATCCTTACAGAGACCAGATTGACTCCTGACGAACTTGCAAATGCTATCCGCACCGAAATCAAAGCCCAAACTAAATGCACTGCTTCTGTTGGGATGG GTTCCAATATTCTGCTGGCCAGAATGGCAACTCGTAAAGCAAAACCAGATGGACAGTATCACTTAAAACCTGAAGAAGTGGATGATTTTATCAGAGGGCAACTTGTTACCAGTCTTCCAG GGGTTGGCAGGACAATGGAATCTAAGCTGGCTTCTTTGGGAATTAAAACCTGTGGAGATCTGCAGTGTGCTTCAATGTCAAAACTGCAAAAAGAATTTGGTCCAAAAACAGGTCAGATGCTCTACAGATTTTGTCGTGGTTTGGATGATCGACCTGttcgtacagaaaaagaaagaaaatctgtttcagCAGAAATCAACTATGGAATAAGGTTTACACAG CCTAAGGAAGCAGAAGCTTTCCTTCTGAGCCTCTCAGAAGAAATCCAACGTAGACTTGAAGCTGCTGGTATGAAGGGTAAACGATTGACCCTTAAAATTATGGTCAGAAAGGCTGGGGCGCCAGTGGAGCCTGCAAAATATGGAGGTCATGGAATCTGCGATAATATCGCCAG GACTGTGACTCTAGACCATGCAACAGACAGTGCAAAAGTAATTGGAAAAGAAACTCTAAACATGTTTCACACAATGAAACTGAACATATCAGATATGCGAGGG gtTGGAATTCAGGTACAGCAGTTAGTTCCCATCAGTAAAACCACTTCGGCTCACTCAGCAGTACAATCTGGACACTTACCTGGTGGATCGCATTCAGTTATTGATCTTTTTCatgttcagaaagcaaaaaagtgCTCAGATGAAGAACATAAGGAAG TATTTGTGGCTGCTATGGACCTTGAAATATCTTCTGATTCAAGAACTTGCACTTTTCTTCCATCTCGTGGTACCCATCTCACATCTGGTGTCAATTCTAATGTTAACAACACTGAGTCTGCTGTCAAATGGAATGGCGTGCATTCTCCTATCAGTGTAAAATCCAGGCTTAATTTGAGTATTGAGGTTCCGTCTGCTTCCCAG CTAGATAAGTCTGTGCTAGAAGCTCTGCCGCCTGATCTCCGAGAACAAGTAGAGCAAATATACAGCCTTCAGCAAGGAGAGAGTTACGGAGATAGCAAAAAAGAGCCAATAAATGGATGTAACACTGCACTTCTGTCACAACCAGTTGGAACAGTGCTTTTACAAATACCAGAGCTCCAAGAACCAAATACAAATACGGGAATTAATGTAATAGCCTTGCCAGCTTTCTCACAG GTGGACCCTGAGGTTTTTGCTGCGCTACCTGCTGAGTTGCAAGCAGAGCTGAAAGATGCATATGATCAAAGGCAAAAGCAATCAGAGCAGCAACCTGCTAACACTTGTG TGTCAAAAAATCCTTTCCTACACCTGAAGCATGcaacaatgaaaaataagaaaaaaatcaggaaaaaaaatccagtcagtCCTGTAAAAAAGATTCAGAgtcctttgaaaaacaaattcGTTGGTAGCCCAGCAAAAAACATGCTGTCTACATCTGGAAGCCCACAGAAGCTAATAGATGGTTTCttgaaacaagaagaaacagctgcTCAG CCGGAAGCAGTTCCGTCAACTTCAGATTCTTCAGGCCCATCAGCTCTGCAGACTGAACAGCCTGGTTCATTTAGGCCACAAGCACCCAACCTAGCTGGAGCTGTTGAATTCAATGATGTAAAGACGTTGTTGAAAGAATGGATTACAACTATTTCAG atcCTATGGAAGAAGACATTCTACAGGTTGTGAAGTATTGTACTGATCTGATAGAAGAAAAAGATTTGGAAAAGTTAGATCTGGTTGTTAAGTACATGAAAAG gTTAATGCAGTCATCTGTGGAATCAGTTTGGAATATGGCATTTGACTTCATTCTTGACAATGTTCAGGTAGTTTTACAACAAACTTACGGAAGCACATTAAAAGTTATCTGA
- the REV1 gene encoding DNA repair protein REV1 isoform X5 has product MAEIASCSYEARQVGIKNGMFFGQAKKLCPNLQAVSYDFDAYKEVARTVYEILASYTHNIEAVSCDEALVDITEILTETRLTPDELANAIRTEIKAQTKCTASVGMGSNILLARMATRKAKPDGQYHLKPEEVDDFIRGQLVTSLPGVGRTMESKLASLGIKTCGDLQCASMSKLQKEFGPKTGQMLYRFCRGLDDRPVRTEKERKSVSAEINYGIRFTQPKEAEAFLLSLSEEIQRRLEAAGMKGKRLTLKIMVRKAGAPVEPAKYGGHGICDNIARTVTLDHATDSAKVIGKETLNMFHTMKLNISDMRGVGIQVQQLVPISKTTSAHSAVQSGHLPGGSHSVIDLFHVQKAKKCSDEEHKEVFVAAMDLEISSDSRTCTFLPSRGTHLTSGVNSNVNNTESAVKWNGVHSPISVKSRLNLSIEVPSASQLDKSVLEALPPDLREQVEQIYSLQQGESYGDSKKEPINGCNTALLSQPVGTVLLQIPELQEPNTNTGINVIALPAFSQVDPEVFAALPAELQAELKDAYDQRQKQSEQQPANTCVSKNPFLHLKHATMKNKKKIRKKNPVSPVKKIQSPLKNKFVGSPAKNMLSTSGSPQKLIDGFLKQEETAAQPEAVPSTSDSSGPSALQTEQPGSFRPQAPNLAGAVEFNDVKTLLKEWITTISDPMEEDILQVVKYCTDLIEEKDLEKLDLVVKYMKRLMQSSVESVWNMAFDFILDNVQVVLQQTYGSTLKVI; this is encoded by the exons ATGGCTGAAATAGCTTCTTGTAGTTATGAAGCCAG acAAGTCGGCATAAAGAATGGAATGTTTTTTGGCCAAGCAAAAAAGTTGTGTCCAAATCTTCAAGCAGTTTCGTATGATTTTGACGCATACAAAGAAGTTGCACGGACAGTATATGAAATATTAGCAAG CTATACTCATAACATCGAAGCAGTCAGTTGTGATGAAGCACTAGTAGATATCACTGAAATCCTTACAGAGACCAGATTGACTCCTGACGAACTTGCAAATGCTATCCGCACCGAAATCAAAGCCCAAACTAAATGCACTGCTTCTGTTGGGATGG GTTCCAATATTCTGCTGGCCAGAATGGCAACTCGTAAAGCAAAACCAGATGGACAGTATCACTTAAAACCTGAAGAAGTGGATGATTTTATCAGAGGGCAACTTGTTACCAGTCTTCCAG GGGTTGGCAGGACAATGGAATCTAAGCTGGCTTCTTTGGGAATTAAAACCTGTGGAGATCTGCAGTGTGCTTCAATGTCAAAACTGCAAAAAGAATTTGGTCCAAAAACAGGTCAGATGCTCTACAGATTTTGTCGTGGTTTGGATGATCGACCTGttcgtacagaaaaagaaagaaaatctgtttcagCAGAAATCAACTATGGAATAAGGTTTACACAG CCTAAGGAAGCAGAAGCTTTCCTTCTGAGCCTCTCAGAAGAAATCCAACGTAGACTTGAAGCTGCTGGTATGAAGGGTAAACGATTGACCCTTAAAATTATGGTCAGAAAGGCTGGGGCGCCAGTGGAGCCTGCAAAATATGGAGGTCATGGAATCTGCGATAATATCGCCAG GACTGTGACTCTAGACCATGCAACAGACAGTGCAAAAGTAATTGGAAAAGAAACTCTAAACATGTTTCACACAATGAAACTGAACATATCAGATATGCGAGGG gtTGGAATTCAGGTACAGCAGTTAGTTCCCATCAGTAAAACCACTTCGGCTCACTCAGCAGTACAATCTGGACACTTACCTGGTGGATCGCATTCAGTTATTGATCTTTTTCatgttcagaaagcaaaaaagtgCTCAGATGAAGAACATAAGGAAG TATTTGTGGCTGCTATGGACCTTGAAATATCTTCTGATTCAAGAACTTGCACTTTTCTTCCATCTCGTGGTACCCATCTCACATCTGGTGTCAATTCTAATGTTAACAACACTGAGTCTGCTGTCAAATGGAATGGCGTGCATTCTCCTATCAGTGTAAAATCCAGGCTTAATTTGAGTATTGAGGTTCCGTCTGCTTCCCAG CTAGATAAGTCTGTGCTAGAAGCTCTGCCGCCTGATCTCCGAGAACAAGTAGAGCAAATATACAGCCTTCAGCAAGGAGAGAGTTACGGAGATAGCAAAAAAGAGCCAATAAATGGATGTAACACTGCACTTCTGTCACAACCAGTTGGAACAGTGCTTTTACAAATACCAGAGCTCCAAGAACCAAATACAAATACGGGAATTAATGTAATAGCCTTGCCAGCTTTCTCACAG GTGGACCCTGAGGTTTTTGCTGCGCTACCTGCTGAGTTGCAAGCAGAGCTGAAAGATGCATATGATCAAAGGCAAAAGCAATCAGAGCAGCAACCTGCTAACACTTGTG TGTCAAAAAATCCTTTCCTACACCTGAAGCATGcaacaatgaaaaataagaaaaaaatcaggaaaaaaaatccagtcagtCCTGTAAAAAAGATTCAGAgtcctttgaaaaacaaattcGTTGGTAGCCCAGCAAAAAACATGCTGTCTACATCTGGAAGCCCACAGAAGCTAATAGATGGTTTCttgaaacaagaagaaacagctgcTCAG CCGGAAGCAGTTCCGTCAACTTCAGATTCTTCAGGCCCATCAGCTCTGCAGACTGAACAGCCTGGTTCATTTAGGCCACAAGCACCCAACCTAGCTGGAGCTGTTGAATTCAATGATGTAAAGACGTTGTTGAAAGAATGGATTACAACTATTTCAG atcCTATGGAAGAAGACATTCTACAGGTTGTGAAGTATTGTACTGATCTGATAGAAGAAAAAGATTTGGAAAAGTTAGATCTGGTTGTTAAGTACATGAAAAG gTTAATGCAGTCATCTGTGGAATCAGTTTGGAATATGGCATTTGACTTCATTCTTGACAATGTTCAGGTAGTTTTACAACAAACTTACGGAAGCACATTAAAAGTTATCTGA